In endosymbiont of unidentified scaly snail isolate Monju, the following are encoded in one genomic region:
- a CDS encoding TauD/TfdA family dioxygenase — protein sequence MNTSASPFSLHDDRTYREWRARKLAEPPHPPVVEIDDPAAPSTSDLATLADHCERHNFALFRFCEPPADPQPALRQLGLHFGLNDLDANLCAEDSGVTEITVKDTGTDNRYIPYTDHPIGWHTDGYYNPMHQQIHGMLLYCHRPAMEGGVNGLLDHEIAYIRLRDQNPEWIRALMAPDAFTIPPNIEGGVEIRPATVGPVFTVSPDGRHLHMRYSARSRNVEWKDDTATREAAAALLELFASDDPFLLERRLAAGEGVISNNILHRRTGFNDSPDPARKRVYFRARYHDRVRYIRDTQ from the coding sequence ATGAACACCAGTGCCAGTCCGTTTTCCCTGCACGACGACCGGACTTACCGGGAATGGCGCGCCCGCAAGCTCGCCGAACCACCGCACCCACCGGTGGTCGAGATCGACGACCCGGCCGCCCCTTCGACATCCGATCTGGCGACCCTCGCCGACCACTGCGAGCGCCACAACTTTGCCCTCTTCCGCTTCTGCGAGCCGCCGGCCGACCCGCAACCGGCCCTGCGGCAGCTCGGCCTGCATTTCGGACTGAACGACCTGGATGCCAATCTCTGCGCCGAGGACAGTGGAGTGACCGAGATCACGGTCAAGGACACCGGTACCGACAATCGCTACATCCCCTACACCGATCACCCCATCGGCTGGCATACCGACGGCTACTACAACCCCATGCACCAGCAGATCCACGGCATGCTGCTCTATTGCCACCGCCCGGCGATGGAGGGCGGCGTCAACGGCCTGCTGGACCACGAGATCGCCTATATCCGCCTGCGCGACCAAAACCCGGAATGGATCAGGGCATTGATGGCTCCGGATGCCTTTACCATTCCTCCGAACATCGAGGGCGGCGTGGAGATCCGTCCGGCGACGGTGGGGCCAGTGTTTACCGTGTCGCCCGACGGCAGACATCTGCACATGCGCTACTCGGCCCGGTCGCGCAATGTGGAATGGAAGGACGATACCGCCACGCGCGAGGCCGCTGCGGCGCTGCTGGAACTGTTCGCCAGCGACGACCCTTTCCTGCTCGAACGCCGACTGGCCGCCGGCGAGGGCGTGATCAGCAACAACATCCTGCACCGTCGCACCGGTTTCAACGATTCACCCGACCCCGCCCGCAAGCGCGTGTACTTCCGCGCGCGCTACCATGACCGAGTACGCTACATTCGCGACACACAATAA
- a CDS encoding Fe2+-dependent dioxygenase, with product MASVGQNARFRSAVLPHRLADFIFARYQPGMRYGDHVDDPIMGGGKFRTDVSMTIFLNEPDSYEGGELVIRTPFGDQKVKLAAGSAVVYPSRSVHHVADVTRGERLVALTWIQSFVREPDRRELLFELDQAREHLLRTEPDSEHAKRVDRSYANLLRMWAEL from the coding sequence ATGGCCAGCGTGGGGCAGAACGCCCGTTTCCGCAGCGCGGTACTGCCGCATCGGCTGGCCGATTTCATCTTTGCCCGCTACCAGCCGGGGATGCGCTACGGTGATCACGTGGACGATCCCATCATGGGTGGCGGCAAGTTCCGTACCGACGTGTCCATGACCATCTTTCTCAACGAACCCGACAGTTACGAGGGCGGCGAGCTGGTGATCCGCACCCCCTTCGGAGACCAGAAAGTGAAGCTGGCTGCCGGCAGCGCGGTAGTCTATCCCTCGCGCAGCGTTCACCACGTGGCTGACGTCACGCGCGGCGAACGTCTGGTGGCGCTGACCTGGATCCAGAGCTTCGTGCGCGAGCCGGACCGCCGCGAGCTGCTGTTCGAGCTGGACCAGGCCCGCGAGCACCTGTTGCGTACCGAACCCGACAGCGAACATGCAAAGCGGGTGGATCGCAGCTACGCCAACCTGCTGCGCATGTGGGCCGAGTTGTAG
- a CDS encoding type IV pilin protein: MTTTVQICRAWQICTRRQASASERRTPLVRSNWQIFTGRSSGFTLIELMIVVAIVAILAVIAIPAYTDYVLRSNRVVAKSFLNKVALDEQRYYISNRSYGKLSALGYGADTVGVDENQNIVTKGTGLYDVTVAATATGFTATA, from the coding sequence ATGACGACAACGGTGCAGATTTGCCGAGCCTGGCAGATCTGCACCCGTCGTCAGGCATCCGCATCTGAACGGAGAACACCTCTCGTGCGATCAAACTGGCAGATCTTTACAGGCAGATCATCGGGCTTCACCCTGATCGAACTCATGATCGTGGTAGCCATCGTCGCCATCCTGGCGGTGATCGCCATTCCAGCATATACCGATTATGTATTGCGCTCGAACCGGGTTGTGGCCAAGAGCTTTCTCAACAAGGTAGCGCTGGACGAGCAACGTTATTACATCAGCAACCGCAGCTACGGAAAGCTGAGCGCCCTGGGATATGGAGCCGATACCGTCGGCGTCGACGAGAACCAGAACATCGTAACCAAGGGAACGGGGCTGTATGATGTGACCGTCGCCGCCACGGCGACAGGCTTCACGGCCACGGCATAA
- the dsrB gene encoding dissimilatory-type sulfite reductase subunit beta: MAKEMREPIESGCPDPFQYMHPTMRRNFGMWAYHEHPRPGVLLHVAKNGDKLWTVKAGTQRILDLFSLRKLCDIADEYSDGYIRFTLRSNPEFFVTEEERVEPLINALEEAGFIVGGTQNSVTTLSHTQGWLHCDIPGTDASGVVKAMMDELIDEFRNADMPNRVHITTSCCQINCGGQGDIAINVQHTKPPKINHDLVANVCERPSVVARCPVAAIRPAMVNGKPSLEVDEKKCICCGACFPPCPPMQINDAEHTKLSIWVGGNHSNARGKPTFQKLVASGIPNNPPRWPEATAIVKRILKAYNEGAKDWERINEWIERIGWPRFFEEVELPFTKYHIDNWRGSRKSLNSSAYIRF, translated from the coding sequence ATGGCTAAAGAAATGCGTGAACCGATCGAGTCCGGTTGTCCCGATCCGTTCCAGTACATGCACCCGACCATGCGCCGCAACTTCGGCATGTGGGCGTATCACGAGCACCCGCGTCCGGGCGTGCTGCTGCACGTCGCCAAGAACGGTGACAAGCTGTGGACCGTGAAGGCCGGTACCCAGCGTATCCTCGACCTGTTCAGCCTGCGCAAGCTGTGCGACATTGCCGACGAGTACTCCGACGGCTACATCCGCTTTACCCTGCGTTCCAACCCCGAGTTCTTCGTGACCGAGGAGGAACGTGTCGAGCCGCTGATCAATGCGCTCGAAGAAGCCGGCTTCATCGTTGGTGGTACCCAGAACTCGGTGACCACCCTGTCGCACACCCAGGGCTGGCTGCACTGTGACATCCCGGGCACCGACGCCTCCGGCGTGGTGAAGGCGATGATGGACGAACTCATCGACGAGTTCCGCAACGCCGACATGCCCAACCGCGTGCACATCACCACCTCCTGCTGCCAGATCAACTGCGGCGGCCAGGGCGATATCGCCATCAACGTGCAGCACACCAAGCCGCCGAAGATCAACCACGACTTGGTGGCCAACGTCTGCGAACGTCCTTCCGTCGTGGCCCGCTGCCCGGTGGCCGCCATCCGTCCGGCCATGGTGAACGGCAAGCCCTCGCTGGAAGTGGACGAGAAGAAGTGCATCTGCTGCGGCGCCTGCTTCCCGCCCTGCCCGCCGATGCAGATCAACGACGCCGAGCACACCAAGCTGTCCATCTGGGTTGGCGGCAACCACTCCAACGCCCGTGGCAAGCCCACCTTCCAGAAGCTGGTGGCTTCCGGTATCCCCAACAACCCGCCGCGCTGGCCCGAGGCGACCGCGATCGTCAAGCGTATCCTCAAGGCCTACAATGAAGGCGCAAAGGACTGGGAGCGTATCAACGAGTGGATCGAGCGTATCGGCTGGCCGCGCTTCTTCGAAGAGGTCGAGCTGCCGTTCACCAAGTACCACATCGACAACTGGCGTGGTTCGCGCAAGAGCCTGAACTCTTCCGCCTACATCCGCTTCTGA
- the ispH gene encoding 4-hydroxy-3-methylbut-2-enyl diphosphate reductase: MKILLANPRGFCAGVDRAIEIVERALENFCAPIYVRHEVVHNRFVVEDLRNRGAVFVDELAEVPDGATVIFSAHGVSQAVRKEAEARELSVFDATCPLVTKVHLEVVRHCKAGNEVILIGHRGHPEVEGTMGQYRCRNGEGIHLVEKPEDVERLVVRDPERLAFVTQTTLSMDDTAQVIAALRTRFPAIQGPKKDDICYATQNRQDAVKRLAGQCDIVLVVGSPNSSNSNRLREIAEKQGKPAWLIDRPEDIRREWLDGVDIIGVTAGASAPEVLVDSVIAQLRAWGASQVEEDGGQPESVIFALPKALLG, encoded by the coding sequence ATGAAGATCCTGCTCGCCAATCCCCGCGGCTTCTGCGCCGGCGTCGATCGCGCCATCGAGATCGTCGAACGCGCGCTGGAGAATTTCTGCGCCCCCATCTACGTGCGCCACGAGGTGGTGCACAACCGGTTCGTGGTCGAGGATCTGCGCAACCGCGGCGCGGTGTTCGTGGACGAACTGGCCGAAGTGCCGGATGGTGCCACCGTGATCTTCAGCGCGCACGGCGTCTCCCAGGCGGTGCGCAAGGAGGCCGAGGCGCGCGAACTGAGCGTCTTCGACGCCACCTGCCCGCTGGTCACCAAGGTCCATCTCGAGGTAGTGCGTCACTGCAAGGCCGGCAACGAGGTGATTCTGATCGGCCACCGGGGCCATCCCGAGGTCGAGGGCACCATGGGCCAGTACCGTTGCCGAAACGGCGAGGGCATCCATCTGGTCGAAAAGCCCGAGGACGTCGAACGGCTGGTGGTGCGCGACCCTGAACGCTTGGCTTTCGTCACCCAGACCACGCTGTCGATGGACGACACCGCCCAGGTGATCGCCGCCCTGCGCACCCGCTTTCCGGCCATCCAGGGCCCGAAGAAGGACGACATCTGCTACGCCACCCAGAACCGGCAGGACGCGGTCAAGCGCCTGGCCGGCCAATGCGACATCGTGCTGGTGGTCGGGTCGCCCAACAGTTCCAATTCCAACCGCCTGCGCGAGATCGCCGAAAAGCAGGGGAAGCCCGCCTGGCTGATCGACCGCCCCGAGGACATCCGCCGCGAATGGCTCGACGGCGTGGACATCATCGGCGTAACCGCCGGAGCGTCGGCACCTGAAGTGCTCGTGGACAGCGTGATCGCCCAGCTCCGGGCGTGGGGAGCGTCACAAGTCGAGGAAGACGGCGGTCAACCCGAATCCGTGATCTTCGCCCTGCCCAAGGCCCTGCTGGGCTGA
- a CDS encoding 6-pyruvoyl trahydropterin synthase family protein encodes MPQLFVNRLTILDFSYLHAERGLLGESWLLDVVLEGGLDEQGMVLDFAEVKRSIKALVDERFDHRLLLPMRYEGLVEQPRRGMSHLNFHTRAGWMLQHSSPEEAICRIDAEAITPDTVAEAIVAALLPGMPSNVESLSIRLRPESIDGAFYHYSHGLKHHCGNCQRIAHGHRSRLIIERDGIRAPELEADWCERWRDIYIATRADLCKEEDGQYLFGYESAQGRFLLRMPVERCYLVDTDSTVENLAAHIAETLAGEHHGHHFRVHAFEGVDKGAIAEARRPHLERCGSGTDRLR; translated from the coding sequence ATGCCCCAGCTCTTCGTCAATCGGCTGACCATCCTCGACTTCTCTTATCTGCATGCCGAGCGCGGCCTGCTGGGCGAAAGCTGGCTGCTCGACGTGGTGCTCGAAGGCGGCCTCGACGAGCAAGGCATGGTGCTCGACTTCGCCGAGGTCAAGCGCTCCATCAAGGCGCTGGTGGACGAACGCTTCGACCACCGGCTTCTGCTGCCGATGCGCTACGAGGGGCTGGTGGAGCAGCCACGACGCGGCATGTCGCACCTCAACTTCCACACCCGTGCGGGCTGGATGCTGCAACACAGCAGCCCCGAAGAAGCGATTTGCCGCATCGATGCCGAAGCGATCACTCCCGATACCGTGGCCGAGGCCATCGTCGCCGCCCTGTTGCCCGGCATGCCGAGCAATGTCGAGTCGTTGAGCATCCGCCTGCGCCCAGAAAGCATCGACGGCGCCTTCTACCACTACAGCCACGGCCTCAAGCACCACTGCGGCAACTGTCAACGCATCGCGCACGGACACCGTTCGCGGCTGATCATCGAGCGTGACGGCATACGCGCCCCCGAACTGGAGGCCGACTGGTGCGAACGCTGGCGCGACATCTACATCGCCACCCGCGCAGATCTCTGCAAGGAAGAAGACGGCCAGTACCTGTTCGGCTATGAAAGCGCCCAGGGACGCTTCCTGCTGCGCATGCCGGTCGAGCGCTGCTACCTGGTCGATACCGACTCCACCGTCGAGAACCTCGCCGCCCACATCGCCGAGACACTGGCTGGCGAACACCACGGCCACCATTTCCGCGTGCACGCCTTCGAAGGTGTGGACAAGGGGGCCATCGCCGAGGCGCGGCGTCCTCACCTCGAACGGTGCGGTTCGGGGACGGACCGCCTACGGTAG
- a CDS encoding type IV pilus modification PilV family protein encodes MNRIVHHGRLQAGTTLIEVLVSILVVSIGLLGLAGLFANSLKSTNEGYMYSQVNRPGYSGDCFV; translated from the coding sequence ATGAACCGCATCGTGCACCACGGACGCCTTCAGGCCGGCACCACCCTGATCGAGGTGCTGGTCTCCATCCTGGTCGTGAGCATCGGCCTGCTCGGCCTGGCCGGACTGTTCGCCAACAGCCTCAAGAGCACCAACGAAGGCTACATGTACTCGCAGGTGAACCGCCCCGGATATTCCGGAGACTGTTTTGTTTGA
- the cas6 gene encoding type I-MYXAN CRISPR-associated protein Cas6/Cmx6 → MFWEDDDTPQEFQVPDDVIDLAFSIQCRELPVDHLYALGSALCEAAPVLTEDPRVAIHEIHLAGSQNGWERPDPQMGQKLVLSRRTKLHIRAPKELRERIEQALDGLTIEIDGHPMTIGKARVKTLSRQGTLFARHIVLEPGEEDDENTFLMRLAKLLQARGIRVKKALCDTTQKIATPEGPLTTRSLLLADLRPEDSIALQQDGLGSHRHFGCGIFLPHKGIDPVKTAEDE, encoded by the coding sequence ATGTTCTGGGAAGACGACGACACCCCGCAGGAGTTCCAGGTCCCCGACGACGTGATCGACCTGGCCTTCAGCATCCAGTGCCGGGAACTGCCGGTCGATCACCTGTACGCACTGGGCAGCGCCCTGTGCGAGGCCGCCCCGGTGCTCACCGAGGACCCGCGCGTGGCCATCCACGAGATCCACCTGGCTGGCTCGCAGAACGGCTGGGAACGCCCTGACCCGCAAATGGGCCAGAAGCTGGTGCTCTCGCGACGCACCAAACTGCACATCCGGGCGCCCAAGGAACTGCGCGAGCGCATCGAGCAGGCGCTCGACGGGCTCACCATCGAGATCGATGGCCACCCGATGACCATCGGCAAGGCCCGGGTGAAGACACTCTCCAGGCAGGGCACCCTGTTTGCCCGCCACATCGTGCTCGAGCCCGGTGAGGAAGACGACGAAAACACCTTTCTGATGCGCCTGGCAAAGCTCCTCCAGGCTCGCGGCATCCGCGTCAAGAAGGCCCTGTGTGACACCACGCAGAAGATCGCCACCCCCGAGGGACCGCTCACGACCCGCAGCCTGCTCCTGGCCGACCTCAGGCCCGAGGATTCAATTGCCCTGCAACAGGACGGGCTGGGCAGCCACCGGCACTTCGGCTGCGGCATCTTCCTGCCGCACAAGGGTATCGATCCAGTAAAAACGGCCGAAGATGAATGA
- a CDS encoding IS3 family transposase (programmed frameshift) produces the protein MDTSKRYSPEVRERAVRMVFDHQSEHDSQWAAMTSIAAKIGCTPETLRKWVRQAERDQGLREGLTTSERERLKALERENRELRRANEILKTASAFFCPGGARPQTEEMIAYIDDHRDRYGVEPICAVLPIAPSTYYEHKAREADPQRLPRRLQRDRALSDEIRRIWEENFQVYGARKVWRQLNREGIEVARCTVERLMRVMGLRGVVRGRRCRTTIGDTTAERPLDRVKRQFTATRPNQLWVADITYVATWTGFVYVAFVVDVYARRIVGWRVSRSLKTDLVLDALEQALWSRQDTEGLVHHSDRGCQYLSVRYTERLAGAGIDASVGSRGDSYDNALAETINGLYKAEVIYRRGPWKHREAVEYATLEWVDWFNHRRLLEPIGNVPPAELEAAYYRQQKESAKAA, from the exons ATGGATACGAGCAAGAGATATTCCCCTGAGGTCCGGGAACGGGCGGTTCGCATGGTGTTTGATCATCAGAGCGAGCATGATTCCCAATGGGCGGCGATGACCTCCATCGCGGCCAAGATCGGCTGTACGCCGGAGACGCTGCGCAAATGGGTGAGACAGGCCGAGCGTGATCAAGGACTGCGTGAGGGTCTGACGACGTCGGAGCGCGAGCGGCTCAAGGCCTTGGAACGGGAGAACCGGGAGCTGAGGCGGGCCAACGAGATTCTGAAGACGGCGTCGGCTT TTTTTTGCCCAGGCGGAGCTCGACCGCAAACTGAAGAGATGATCGCGTACATCGACGATCACAGGGATCGTTACGGGGTCGAGCCGATCTGCGCGGTGCTGCCGATCGCCCCGTCCACCTACTATGAGCACAAGGCCCGTGAGGCCGATCCACAGCGACTGCCGCGGCGATTGCAGCGGGATCGCGCCCTGTCAGACGAGATTCGACGGATCTGGGAAGAGAACTTCCAGGTGTACGGTGCCAGGAAGGTATGGCGGCAGCTCAACCGGGAAGGCATCGAGGTAGCCCGCTGCACGGTGGAACGCCTGATGCGTGTCATGGGGTTGCGGGGTGTGGTGCGAGGCCGCCGTTGCCGGACAACGATCGGCGACACGACGGCGGAACGACCACTGGACCGGGTGAAGCGGCAGTTTACTGCCACCCGCCCGAATCAGTTGTGGGTGGCGGACATTACCTACGTGGCGACTTGGACAGGGTTTGTCTATGTGGCGTTTGTCGTGGACGTCTATGCCCGACGGATCGTGGGCTGGCGTGTCTCCCGGTCGCTGAAGACCGACCTGGTGCTGGATGCGCTGGAGCAGGCGCTATGGTCGCGCCAGGACACAGAGGGCCTGGTGCACCACAGTGACCGAGGCTGTCAGTACCTGTCGGTGCGTTACACGGAGCGCCTGGCCGGGGCCGGCATTGATGCCTCGGTCGGTAGCCGAGGGGACTCCTATGACAACGCTCTGGCAGAGACGATCAACGGTCTGTACAAGGCCGAGGTTATCTACCGGCGAGGCCCCTGGAAGCATAGGGAGGCGGTCGAATATGCCACTTTGGAGTGGGTGGACTGGTTCAACCACCGGCGGCTGCTGGAGCCTATTGGCAACGTGCCACCGGCGGAGTTGGAAGCGGCGTATTATCGCCAACAGAAAGAGTCTGCCAAGGCGGCCTGA
- a CDS encoding GspH/FimT family protein, which yields MDNSESANIVSTQQALAGGLQITVFADTITFNPNGRPAAAGDIKVCDDRKGAYGNTVTLNATGRVRLEKGSNCT from the coding sequence GTGGACAACAGTGAAAGCGCCAATATCGTAAGTACTCAGCAGGCCCTGGCGGGGGGACTGCAGATCACGGTCTTCGCAGACACCATCACCTTCAACCCCAATGGGCGACCCGCCGCGGCTGGCGACATCAAGGTCTGCGACGATCGCAAGGGGGCATACGGCAATACCGTAACACTCAACGCCACCGGTCGTGTTCGTCTCGAAAAGGGAAGCAACTGCACATGA
- the thiO gene encoding glycine oxidase ThiO, whose protein sequence is MKSDRHILVIGGGAIGLLTARELASAGAQVTVLERGQPGRESSWAGGGIVSPLFPWRYLDSITALASWSQTRYPEACAQLARDTGIDPEFTVNGMLMVAEDEIDTALAWAARHGRRLETVDAATFRALEPAAARPPETGLWMPEVGQLRNPRLLAALLADLQARGVTLRSDTPVNGLWIRNGVCRGVTTPRGHVEADRVIVCAGAWSGELLGDLPAPPAVRPVRGQMLLFQTTPDTISRIVLEDQRYIIPRRDGHVLFGSSMEEVGFDKSTTEAMREELLALVRERFPVMRDAPLVKHWAGLRPGSPAGVPYISAHPEIGGLYVNAGQFRNGIVIGLASARLAADLVLERPPILDPAPYGWNAPRG, encoded by the coding sequence TTGAAATCGGATCGACACATCCTGGTCATCGGTGGCGGGGCCATCGGCCTGCTTACCGCGCGTGAACTGGCGAGTGCCGGCGCGCAAGTCACTGTGCTCGAACGCGGCCAACCCGGTCGCGAGTCGAGCTGGGCCGGCGGTGGCATCGTCTCGCCGCTGTTTCCCTGGCGCTATCTCGACAGCATCACCGCACTAGCGAGCTGGAGCCAGACGCGATATCCCGAGGCCTGCGCGCAACTGGCACGCGATACCGGCATCGACCCCGAGTTCACCGTCAACGGCATGCTGATGGTGGCCGAAGACGAGATCGACACGGCCCTGGCCTGGGCCGCCCGACATGGCCGCCGACTGGAGACGGTCGATGCCGCCACCTTTCGTGCACTGGAGCCCGCTGCAGCCCGCCCGCCAGAGACCGGGCTGTGGATGCCCGAGGTGGGCCAGCTGCGAAATCCCCGACTGCTGGCCGCCCTGCTCGCTGATTTACAGGCCCGGGGCGTTACGCTGCGCTCTGACACGCCGGTGAACGGACTGTGGATACGCAACGGCGTCTGCCGGGGCGTGACCACGCCCAGGGGCCATGTCGAGGCCGACCGGGTGATCGTCTGCGCCGGCGCCTGGAGTGGCGAGCTGCTGGGCGATCTTCCCGCTCCGCCGGCGGTGCGTCCGGTACGCGGCCAGATGCTGCTGTTCCAGACCACGCCAGACACCATCTCGCGCATCGTGCTCGAAGACCAGCGCTACATCATCCCACGCCGCGACGGCCACGTGCTGTTCGGCTCCAGCATGGAAGAAGTCGGCTTCGACAAATCCACCACCGAGGCCATGCGCGAGGAACTGCTGGCGCTGGTGCGCGAACGTTTCCCGGTGATGCGCGACGCCCCGCTGGTAAAACACTGGGCCGGCCTGCGTCCCGGCTCACCGGCAGGTGTGCCCTACATCTCGGCGCATCCCGAGATCGGGGGGCTGTACGTCAACGCGGGACAGTTCCGCAACGGGATCGTCATCGGTCTGGCTTCGGCGCGACTGGCTGCCGACCTGGTGCTGGAACGCCCGCCCATTCTCGATCCGGCACCCTACGGCTGGAACGCACCCCGGGGCTAG
- a CDS encoding GspH/FimT family pseudopilin has product MKNSGVTLIELLIAVAVLAIGAVLAIPSFTELVKNNRLTSASNNLVRALQLARSEAVKRNAPVTVCRSQDQAQCKTGSGWTDGWIVFVEDPLRRQRDRQGGQQ; this is encoded by the coding sequence ATGAAGAATTCAGGCGTGACCTTGATCGAATTGCTCATCGCCGTCGCTGTACTCGCGATCGGCGCAGTGCTGGCCATCCCGTCGTTCACCGAGCTGGTCAAGAACAACCGGCTCACCTCCGCCAGCAACAACCTGGTTCGGGCCCTGCAGCTCGCCCGCTCCGAGGCCGTCAAGCGCAATGCGCCGGTCACCGTCTGCCGCAGCCAGGACCAGGCCCAGTGCAAGACGGGCTCGGGATGGACGGACGGATGGATCGTGTTCGTGGAAGACCCGCTCCGCAGGCAACGCGATCGGCAAGGTGGACAACAGTGA
- the dsrA gene encoding dissimilatory-type sulfite reductase subunit alpha, with product MAIDKYPTPMLDQLEEGPWPSFISGIKRLRDEHPNEKINKVANSLLGQLEHSYETRKGYWKGGTISVYGYGGGIIPRFSEVGHAFPESKEFHTLRVQPPAGNHYSTAMLRQLADSWEKYGSGLITFHGQTGNIMFIGADSDQYQHFFDEINDYGWDLGGAGPCVRTAMSCVGAARCEMSCTNEQKAHRLLVNNFTDDVHRPALPYKFKFKISGCPNDCQNAIERADFAVIGTWRDDMKVNQDEVKAFVEKKGRQYVIDNVITRCPTNAISLNDDDTITVNNKDCVRCMHCLNVMPKALGVGDDKGVTILIGGKRTLKIGDLMGTVVVPFKKLETEEDWESLVELAEEIIDFWAENALEHERCGEMIERIGLVNFLEGIGVEVDPNMVNHPRECSYVRMDGWDEEAIKWFDRQAEAS from the coding sequence ATGGCGATCGACAAGTATCCCACACCCATGCTGGACCAGCTCGAAGAAGGTCCGTGGCCGAGCTTCATCAGCGGCATCAAGCGCCTGCGTGACGAGCACCCGAACGAAAAGATCAACAAGGTGGCCAACTCGCTGCTGGGTCAGCTCGAGCACTCCTACGAGACCCGCAAGGGCTACTGGAAGGGTGGCACCATCTCCGTGTACGGCTACGGTGGCGGCATCATCCCGCGTTTCTCCGAAGTCGGTCACGCCTTCCCCGAGTCCAAGGAATTCCATACGCTGCGCGTGCAGCCGCCGGCGGGCAACCACTACAGCACCGCCATGCTGCGCCAGCTGGCCGACAGCTGGGAGAAGTACGGTTCGGGTCTGATCACCTTCCACGGCCAGACCGGTAACATCATGTTCATCGGCGCCGACTCCGACCAGTATCAGCACTTCTTCGACGAGATCAACGACTACGGTTGGGACCTCGGTGGTGCCGGCCCCTGCGTGCGCACCGCCATGTCCTGCGTGGGCGCCGCCCGTTGCGAAATGTCCTGCACCAACGAGCAGAAGGCGCACCGTCTGCTGGTGAACAACTTCACCGATGACGTGCACCGTCCGGCGCTCCCCTACAAGTTCAAATTCAAGATCTCGGGCTGCCCGAACGACTGCCAGAACGCTATCGAGCGTGCTGACTTCGCCGTGATCGGTACCTGGCGCGACGACATGAAGGTCAACCAGGACGAGGTCAAGGCATTCGTCGAGAAGAAGGGTCGTCAGTACGTCATTGACAACGTCATCACCCGTTGTCCGACCAATGCCATTTCGCTGAACGATGACGACACCATCACTGTGAACAACAAGGACTGTGTGCGCTGCATGCACTGCCTGAACGTCATGCCCAAGGCGCTGGGTGTGGGTGACGACAAGGGCGTCACCATCCTGATCGGCGGCAAGCGCACCCTCAAGATCGGTGACCTGATGGGTACCGTGGTGGTGCCGTTCAAGAAGCTTGAAACCGAGGAAGACTGGGAGTCCCTGGTCGAGCTGGCCGAAGAGATCATCGACTTCTGGGCCGAGAATGCCCTGGAGCACGAGCGCTGCGGCGAGATGATCGAGCGTATCGGCCTGGTGAACTTCCTCGAGGGCATCGGCGTCGAGGTTGATCCGAACATGGTCAATCACCCCCGCGAGTGCTCCTACGTGCGCATGGACGGTTGGGACGAGGAGGCCATCAAGTGGTTCGACCGTCAGGCCGAAGCTTCTTAA
- a CDS encoding TusE/DsrC/DsvC family sulfur relay protein, whose protein sequence is MSTIEVNGKTIELDEHGNMVDPTLWDEDVARTLADMDEKFIGELTQEHFDVLNYLRDQYFNNNQNQPMERQILKDMGKIWGKKISSKDMYKLFPFAPSKQGNRIAGLPYIARKGGY, encoded by the coding sequence ATGTCGACAATCGAAGTCAACGGCAAGACCATCGAGCTGGACGAGCACGGCAATATGGTCGACCCCACCCTCTGGGACGAAGACGTGGCCCGCACCCTGGCCGATATGGACGAGAAGTTCATCGGCGAACTCACCCAGGAGCATTTCGACGTGCTCAACTACCTGCGTGACCAGTACTTCAACAACAACCAGAACCAGCCCATGGAGCGCCAGATCCTCAAGGACATGGGCAAGATCTGGGGCAAGAAGATCAGCAGCAAGGACATGTACAAGCTGTTTCCCTTCGCACCGTCCAAGCAGGGCAACCGCATCGCCGGCCTGCCCTACATCGCGCGCAAGGGCGGTTACTGA